The Streptomyces sp. V4I8 genome includes the window TGACCATCAAACGGACGGCGCCGCCGTCGAGTTCCACCGGCCGGGCGCAGGCGTCGTACACCGGATTGTTCTCCCGGACCCGCAGCAGCCGCGACCCCTCCCCGGGCGGCGTCGTCTTGATCATCGTCCGAGTGGAGTCGATGCGCGGATTGGAGCCACGCAGGTAGTCCTTGATGAGCGACAGCCGCTCGCCCATCGCGGGCAGCGCGGCGGCCTCCGCGTCGTCGAGGCCGAGTGCGGCTCCCAGGTGCTGGTTGATGTCGGCGTCGACGGCGACGACGGGCACCCCGGCGGCGGCCAGGTGGCGGATGAACAGGGAGGACAGGGTCGTCTTGCCGCTGCCGCCCTTCCCGACGAAAGCAATTTTCATGTTCACCAAGGGTAGTCTCGCGATAGCTGTATGTGGCAGGCGTGCGTGAAGAAGGCCACTCGATCGTGGGGTGGGGGCCCGGGGTGCGTAGTGTCGTACTCATGAGTACGACAGGCGCGGCCGCCGATCCGCTCGCGGCCCTCGGTTCACTGCCCGGAGTGCCGGAGTCCGTGGAGTCCGTGCGCAAGGCTGTGGACCGCGTGTACGGGCACCGGATCATGCGGCGCCGCAGCAACGAGATCACCTCCGAGGCGGCCCTGCGCGGCGCCCGCGGCTCCGCGGCGCTGTCCGGGGCCGACTGGGCGCTCGAAGAGGTGCGTCGGCGTACCGACTTCAGCGGTGACGACGAGGCACGCGTCATGGGCGCGACCCTGAGGCTGACGGCCGAGGCGGGTCAACTGCTGTCCATCTGGCGGCAGTCGCCGCTTCGGGTGCTGGCGCGGCTGCACCTGGTGGCGGCGGCGAGCAACGACGACCAGGTCGGACGGCCGCGTAAGGGGGCCGAGCCGGTCGACGAGCCGCTGGTCGAGCTGCCGTTGCCGAGCGCGGAGGAGGTGCACGGCCGGCTGGAGGGGCTGTCCGAGCTGATCATCGCCGGCGGTTCGGCGCCCGCGCTGGTGACGGCCGCCGTCGTGCATGGCGAGCTCGTCGCGCTGCGCCCCTTCACCTCCCACAACGGCCTGATCGCGCGCACGGCCGAGCGCATCGTCCTGGTCGGCAGCGGCCTCGACCCGAAGTCCGTCTGCCCGGCCGAGGTCGGCCACGCCGAACTGGGCCGCGCGGCCTATCTGGCGGCGCTCGACGGCTACGTCTCCGGCACCCCCGAAGGCATGGCTGCCTGGATCGCCCACTGCGGCAAGGCGATCGAGCTCGGGGCGCGCGAGTCGACGGCCGTTTGTGAGGCGCTGCAGCGCGGCGCGGCGTAAGCACGCGCGTGGGGTGTCGGTAAGGCGGCCCATAGCCGTGGGGCGCGAAAAAGGCCCCACGCGGGGGCCCATAAGAGTTGCGGCGGTACGAGGATTCGTACCGCCGCTGGCATGTTCACCGGGTTACCAAGCGTCCTCGATATGTTGCCCATCAGGCCGGGGAGCTTTGCCCGTCACCTGGTGCGGCTGGCCCGTAATCGACGGGTCGACGTCGCGTGGGTGCCCAGTGTTCATGCTCGGTCCGTGGGCCAAATGCGTATTAAAGGTGATCCTCGCGGATGTCCTTGGTCTCGCGGGCCGTTGAGTCCTTTGTACTCCAGGACTTAACCAAGCGGAAGGCCTGGCTGCAGTTCTTTACTTTTGCTCGCAAAACGGTGACAAACGGACAGCGGTGTGTCGAACGAGTGTCGAACGAGGTGCGCGTTACCCGGGAAACGCGGTTCAGGCGAGCGCGGAGCGGCGTCGGCTCGCGTACCAGACGAGGCCCGCGGTGGCCGCGGCGGCTCCTATGGCCGCGGCCGCGACAAGGGCGGGGCGCGGCGGTACGGAGAGGGATGGAAGCCGCTGCTTGAGCCGAACGGGGCGATGGAAGTCGAGAATCGGCCACCCGCGCGCGAGTGCCTCGCGGCGCAGTGCGCGGTCGGGGTTCACGGCGTGCGGGTTGCCGACGGACTGAAGCATCGGAAGGTCGGTGGCCGAATCGCTGTACGCGTAGCAGCGGGAGAGGTCGTAGCCCTCGGACTCGGCCAGCTCCTTGATCGCCTCGGCCTTCGTCGGACCGTACGCGTAGTACTCCACCTCCCCGGTGAAGCAGCCGTCGTCGCCCACCACCATGCGGGTGGCGACCACGCGGTCGGCGCCGAGCAACTCGCCGATCGGCTCGACCACCTCGGCGCCCGACGTGGACACGATCACCACGTCGCGGCCCGCGGTGTGGTGCTCCTCGATGAGGGAGGCGGCCTCGTCGTAGATGATCGGGTCGATCAGGTCGTGCAGCGTCTCGGCGACGATCTCCTTGACCTGCTGGACGTTCCAGCCACGGACGAGCGCGGAGAGGTACTCGCGTGTGCGCTCCATCTGGTCATGGTCCATACCGCCCAGGCGGAAGACGAACTGGGCATATGCGGTCCGCAAGGCGGCCCGCCGGTTGATCAGGCCGCCTTGGTAGAACGACTTGCTGAACGTGAGCGTGCTCGACTTCGCAATGACCGTCTTGTCCAGGTCAAAGAAGGCGGCTGTGCGGGGCAAGGAGTGGTTTTCCACGACCCTGAGCATAGGCGCAGCCCATTCGGCGTAAGGTGGGCGCGTGGGTTTGCCTGAGAGGGCTCTCGGGTACACCATGGAAGTCACGGATCGTTCGCGACCGTGCTAACCCGGTCCGACTCCTCCCCCCCCGAGTCGGCCGTGGAGACGACCCCCGCTCTCCCCCCCGGCGGGGGTCGTCGCATGTCCGGGTGGGTTTTCCTTTTTTCAGCGCGGCCGCAGGGCCGAAGCGCGGCGCCCGCGGGCGCCCGTTCCGCCTGCCCATGATCCGTCACTGTGCGTAGCTGTCGCGCTGCTCTGCGGATGTCGTGCCGGGGCCGGTTCGAGGGTCACCGGTATGGGTGACGGCGATATTCACAACCACCGAGTTGTCCACAGTTATCAACCAAGATCCACACGATTTCCGGGATCGCTGCACCGTGATTCCAGCGCGCACCGCTCAGGCCGACTTCATGGCCGGTTCTGGTTAGTCGGGCGTGTTCGGCCGGTTCGTATCGGCCGTTCATATGAAGGCCGCTCGCCGGTTCTTCACACGTATGGGAATCGCGGGGCCGCAGGGCTGCGCGAGTGATGCAGCGAAGGGGGACGGAAACCGTGACCGCAGTCGTCACACACGATCCGCCGTCCGCCGCCTCCGGGCGGCCGGGCAAGCCGTTGATCGTCACGGAAGACGCCGAACTGCTCGACGATCTGCTGCGCCTGTGCGCGGCGGCCGGCGCCACACCCGAGGTCCACCACGGAGTGCCCGAGCCCAGGGGCAGCTGGGAGGCCGCGCCGCTCGTCCTGGTCGGCGACGACGCCGCTCGCCGCGTGCGCGGGGTCGCCCGCAGACGTGGTGTGGTGCTCGTGGGCCGGGATCAGGACGACTCCGGGGTCTGGCGCCGGGCCGTCGAGATCGGCGCCGATCACGTCCTGATGCTGCCCGACGGGGAACAGTGGCTGGTCGACCGCATCGCCGACGTCGCCGAAGGCGTCGGCCGCCCCGCCCTCACCGTCGGCGTCATCGGTGGACGCGGCGGCGCCGGAGCCTCCACGCTCGCGTGCGCCCTCGCCGTCACCGCCGCGCGTGAGGGGCTGCGCACGCTCCTCGTGGACGGCGATCCACTGGGCGGCGGACTCGACGTGGTCCTCGGCGGCGAGGCGGCCGACGGCCTGCGCTGGCCCGCCTTCGCCGGCTCGCGCGGGCGGCTCGGCAGCGGCGCCCTGGAGGAGTCGCTGCCGAAACTGCACTCCCTGCGGGTCCTGAGCTGGGATCGCGGCGACTGCGTCGCCGTCCCTCCACAGGCGATGCGCGCGGTACTCGCCGCGGCCCGGCGCCGGGGCGGCACGGTCGTCGTCGACCTGCCCCGCCGCATCGACGACGGAGTGGCGGAGGCCCTCGCCCAACTCGACGTCGGCATCCTCGTGGCCCCCGCCGAACTGCGCGCCGTCGCGGCGGCTCGGCAGGTGGCCTCCGCGGTCCAGCTGGTCCTTCGGGATCTGCGTGTGGCGGTACGCGGGCCATACGCGCCCGGGCTCGACGACCACGAGGTGGCGCGGCTGCTGGAGCTGCCGCTGCTGGGTGAGGTGCCGCTGGAGCCGGGACTGCTGCGGCCGTACGAGAGCAAGGAACCGCCGGGGGCGGTGGGGCGGGGGCCGCTGGCGCGGTTCTGCCGGGAGTTCTGGGAGCGCGCGTTGCTTGAGGCGAGGGCGGCATGAGGGACGACGTGGGTGGTGGTGTGGCTGGTGGCTTGAGGGACGGCGTGCGGGGTGGTGACGGCGTGCGGGGTGGTGTGGCTGGTGGCTTGAGGGACGGCGCGAGTGGTGGCTTGAGGGGCGGCGCGAGGGGCGGCATGAGTACGGCATCGGGGCTCGATCGGGTGAGTGGTAGCCCGGGTGGTCCGGGGCGGGTGGCCACCGAGCGGTGGCGGCCGGGCGGGGCGGGGGTCGGCAGGGTGCGCAGGGCCACCCCGCGGTGGGCGTTGCAAGGGTCGGCGAGCGATGCTGTCGCGCTGCGGGTGGCGGATGGTTCGGGGCGTGCCGGTGTGGTGCCGCGGGTGGCGGACGGTTCGGTGAGTGCCGGGGTGCTGCGGCGGGCGGCCGACGGTTCGGTGAGCGCGGGTGTAGTGCGCCGGGTGCCCGAGGCCGCGGGGAGTACGGCCGTCGAGGGGCGGAAGTCGGTCGATCGGGCCGGTCACTCGGCCGGGCAGTGGACGTCGGACGGAACGGCGGCCGGGGCGGGTATGCCGTCGGGGCTGCTCGACGGGGTGCGGCAGTGGCTGGCCGAGAGCGGTGGCGAGCCGACGCCCGCGCGAGTGGCGCAGGCCCTGCGGGAGCAGGGCAGGGTGCTGGGGGACGCCGAAGTCCTCGGGGCAGCGGCACAGTTGCGGTCCGAGCTCGTCGGGAGCGGCCCGCTGGAGCCGCTGCTCGCCGATCCGTCGGTGACGGATGTGCTGGTGTCGGCGCCGGACCGGGTCTGGGTGGACCGGGGCGGTGGCCTGGAGCTGACCTCCGTGTCCTTCCCGGACGCGGCGGCCGTACGACGTCTCGCGCAACGCCTCGCCACGGTGGCCGGGCGGCGACTGGACGATGCGCGGCCCTGGGTGGACGCCCGACTGCCCGACGGGACCCGTCTGCACGCGGTGCTGCCGCCGGTCTCCGTCGGCTGTGCCTGTCTGTCGCTGCGAGTCGTGCGGCCGAGGGCGTTCACGCTCGACGAGCTGGTCGCGGCGGGCACGGTGCCGCCGGGTGGGGACCGGGTGCTGCGGGCGCTGGTCGACGCGCGGCTTTCGTTCCTCATCAGCGGCGGGACCGGCAGCGGCAAGACGACGCTGTTGAGCGCGTTGCTCGGGCTGGTCGGGACGGGCGAGCGAATCGTGCTCGCGGAGGACTCGGCGGAACTCAGGCCGGAACACCCGCATGTCGTACGGCTGGAGAGCAGACCCGCCAACCAGGAGGGCGCCGGGCTCGTCACCCTCGAGGACCTGGTGCGGCAAGCGCTGCGGATGCGGCCGGACCGGCTGGTCGTGGGCGAGGTTCGCGGGGCCGAAGTGGTCCATCTGCTGGCCGCGTTGAACACCGGCCACGAAGGAGGCTGCGGGACCGTCCACGCCAACGCGGCGGCCGACGTCCCGACCCGGCTGGAGGCGCTGGGCACGGCGGCAGGGCTCGACCGGGCCGCGCTGCACAGCCAGTTGGCGGCCGCACTGTCGGTCGTGCTCCATCTCGTACGCGACCGGTCCGGGCGTCGGCGGATCGCCGAGGTGCATGTGCTGGAGCGGGATCCGTCGGGGTTGGTGCGGACGGTGCCGGCGCTGCGGTGGCGCGCGGAGGGGTTCGCCCGCGAGCGGGGGTGGGAGCGGCTGCGGGGGCTGCTGCGGGGTGAGAGCGACGAGGGGCGCCGTGACTGTGAGAGTGCAGGCGCGCCGCGAGGGCGTGGTGATCGTGACGGGCTCGGTGACATGACGGATTCCGGTGACATGAGGGAGTCGGTGAGCTGAGT containing:
- a CDS encoding oxidoreductase; translated protein: MSTTGAAADPLAALGSLPGVPESVESVRKAVDRVYGHRIMRRRSNEITSEAALRGARGSAALSGADWALEEVRRRTDFSGDDEARVMGATLRLTAEAGQLLSIWRQSPLRVLARLHLVAAASNDDQVGRPRKGAEPVDEPLVELPLPSAEEVHGRLEGLSELIIAGGSAPALVTAAVVHGELVALRPFTSHNGLIARTAERIVLVGSGLDPKSVCPAEVGHAELGRAAYLAALDGYVSGTPEGMAAWIAHCGKAIELGARESTAVCEALQRGAA
- a CDS encoding HAD family hydrolase, whose protein sequence is MLRVVENHSLPRTAAFFDLDKTVIAKSSTLTFSKSFYQGGLINRRAALRTAYAQFVFRLGGMDHDQMERTREYLSALVRGWNVQQVKEIVAETLHDLIDPIIYDEAASLIEEHHTAGRDVVIVSTSGAEVVEPIGELLGADRVVATRMVVGDDGCFTGEVEYYAYGPTKAEAIKELAESEGYDLSRCYAYSDSATDLPMLQSVGNPHAVNPDRALRREALARGWPILDFHRPVRLKQRLPSLSVPPRPALVAAAAIGAAAATAGLVWYASRRRSALA
- the ssd gene encoding septum site-determining protein Ssd gives rise to the protein MQRRGTETVTAVVTHDPPSAASGRPGKPLIVTEDAELLDDLLRLCAAAGATPEVHHGVPEPRGSWEAAPLVLVGDDAARRVRGVARRRGVVLVGRDQDDSGVWRRAVEIGADHVLMLPDGEQWLVDRIADVAEGVGRPALTVGVIGGRGGAGASTLACALAVTAAREGLRTLLVDGDPLGGGLDVVLGGEAADGLRWPAFAGSRGRLGSGALEESLPKLHSLRVLSWDRGDCVAVPPQAMRAVLAAARRRGGTVVVDLPRRIDDGVAEALAQLDVGILVAPAELRAVAAARQVASAVQLVLRDLRVAVRGPYAPGLDDHEVARLLELPLLGEVPLEPGLLRPYESKEPPGAVGRGPLARFCREFWERALLEARAA
- a CDS encoding TadA family conjugal transfer-associated ATPase; translated protein: MPSGLLDGVRQWLAESGGEPTPARVAQALREQGRVLGDAEVLGAAAQLRSELVGSGPLEPLLADPSVTDVLVSAPDRVWVDRGGGLELTSVSFPDAAAVRRLAQRLATVAGRRLDDARPWVDARLPDGTRLHAVLPPVSVGCACLSLRVVRPRAFTLDELVAAGTVPPGGDRVLRALVDARLSFLISGGTGSGKTTLLSALLGLVGTGERIVLAEDSAELRPEHPHVVRLESRPANQEGAGLVTLEDLVRQALRMRPDRLVVGEVRGAEVVHLLAALNTGHEGGCGTVHANAAADVPTRLEALGTAAGLDRAALHSQLAAALSVVLHLVRDRSGRRRIAEVHVLERDPSGLVRTVPALRWRAEGFARERGWERLRGLLRGESDEGRRDCESAGAPRGRGDRDGLGDMTDSGDMRESVS